In one Lycium barbarum isolate Lr01 chromosome 7, ASM1917538v2, whole genome shotgun sequence genomic region, the following are encoded:
- the LOC132604030 gene encoding uncharacterized protein LOC132604030 isoform X2, with translation MAVASDQATSICSNCDRAILTSNLDLHVAHCSRKLEKCKICGDMVPKRHAEEHFLRTHVPVACSLCGEKMDRELLAVHKGENCPQRIVACEYCEFPLPAIDLSEHQEVCGNRTELCHLCSRYIRLRERDGHENRCNGGTNKIAESVPKRHAEDQFLSTHAQVACSLCSKTVEREVLAVHKRKNCPQRIVTCEYCKFLLPAINLLKHQEVCGNRTERCHLCSRYIRLRDRNAHENRCNGGTNNLAESSSSPAERDRGAPRRKPHEVPKPWLLFTIAITGVAVLFGSLIFQRKEDS, from the exons ATGGCTGTAGCTTCTGATCAAGCCACAAGTATCTGCAGTAACTG TGACAGAGCGATTCTTACTTCCAATCTCGATTTGCATGTTGCTCACTGCTCCCGGAAGCTTGAAAAATGTAAAATCTGTGGGGATATGGTTCCAAAAAGACATGCAGAAGAACATTTCTTGAGAACTCATGTGCCG GTGGCCTGTTCTTTGTGTGGGGAGAAAATGGATCGTGAGTTATTAGCTGTTCACAAAGGTGAAAATTGCCCACAGAGGATTGTGGCATGCGAGTATTGCGAGTTTCCTTTGCCTGCAATTGATTTATCTGAGCATCAG GAAGTATGTGGGAATAGAACCGAACTCTGCCATCTTTGTAGCAGATATATTAGGCTCCGTGAAAGAGATGGCCATGAGAATAGATGTAATGGAGGCACAAACAAAATTGCAGAATCTGTTCCAAAAAGACATGCAGAAGATCAGTTCTTGAGCACTCATGCTCAG GTAGCCTGTTCTTTGTGTAGCAAGACAGTGGAGCGTGAGGTATTAGCAGTTCACAAACGCAAAAATTGCCCACAAAGGATTGTGACATGCGAGTATTGCAAGTTTCTTTTGCCTGCAATTAATTTACTTAAGCATCAG GAAGTATGCGGGAATAGAACAGAACGCTGCCATCTGTGTAGCAGATATATTAGGCTCCGTGACAGAAATGCCCATGAGAATAGATGCAATGGAGGCACAAATAACCTTGCAGAATCTTCCAG TAGTCCAGCTGAGAGAGATCGCGGTGCTCCTAGAAGGAAGCCACATGAAGTTCCCAAGCCTTGGCTTCTATTTACAATTGCAATAACGGGTGTTGCTGTTTTGTTTGGCTCACTTATTTTCCAGAGGAAAGAAGATAGTTGA
- the LOC132604030 gene encoding uncharacterized protein LOC132604030 isoform X1, translating into MAVASDQATSICSNCDRAILTSNLDLHVAHCSRKLEKCKICGDMVPKRHAEEHFLRTHVPVACSLCGEKMDRELLAVHKGENCPQRIVACEYCEFPLPAIDLSEHQEVCGNRTELCHLCSRYIRLRERDGHENRCNGGTNKIAESVPKRHAEDQFLSTHAQVACSLCSKTVEREVLAVHKRKNCPQRIVTCEYCKFLLPAINLLKHQEVCGNRTERCHLCSRYIRLRDRNAHENRCNGGTNNLAESSRNSSPAERDRGAPRRKPHEVPKPWLLFTIAITGVAVLFGSLIFQRKEDS; encoded by the exons ATGGCTGTAGCTTCTGATCAAGCCACAAGTATCTGCAGTAACTG TGACAGAGCGATTCTTACTTCCAATCTCGATTTGCATGTTGCTCACTGCTCCCGGAAGCTTGAAAAATGTAAAATCTGTGGGGATATGGTTCCAAAAAGACATGCAGAAGAACATTTCTTGAGAACTCATGTGCCG GTGGCCTGTTCTTTGTGTGGGGAGAAAATGGATCGTGAGTTATTAGCTGTTCACAAAGGTGAAAATTGCCCACAGAGGATTGTGGCATGCGAGTATTGCGAGTTTCCTTTGCCTGCAATTGATTTATCTGAGCATCAG GAAGTATGTGGGAATAGAACCGAACTCTGCCATCTTTGTAGCAGATATATTAGGCTCCGTGAAAGAGATGGCCATGAGAATAGATGTAATGGAGGCACAAACAAAATTGCAGAATCTGTTCCAAAAAGACATGCAGAAGATCAGTTCTTGAGCACTCATGCTCAG GTAGCCTGTTCTTTGTGTAGCAAGACAGTGGAGCGTGAGGTATTAGCAGTTCACAAACGCAAAAATTGCCCACAAAGGATTGTGACATGCGAGTATTGCAAGTTTCTTTTGCCTGCAATTAATTTACTTAAGCATCAG GAAGTATGCGGGAATAGAACAGAACGCTGCCATCTGTGTAGCAGATATATTAGGCTCCGTGACAGAAATGCCCATGAGAATAGATGCAATGGAGGCACAAATAACCTTGCAGAATCTTCCAG GAACAGTAGTCCAGCTGAGAGAGATCGCGGTGCTCCTAGAAGGAAGCCACATGAAGTTCCCAAGCCTTGGCTTCTATTTACAATTGCAATAACGGGTGTTGCTGTTTTGTTTGGCTCACTTATTTTCCAGAGGAAAGAAGATAGTTGA
- the LOC132604031 gene encoding uncharacterized protein LOC132604031: MAIACDQATSICSHCDRAVPSSNLDLHVAHCSRKLEKCKICGDMIPKKHAEEHFLSTHAPVACSLCSETMEREVLAVHEGQNCSQRIVTCEYCEFPLPAIDLFKHQEVCGNRTELCHLCSRYVRLRERDGHESRCNGRTNNIAESSRNTSPAERDRSAPRRQPHELSKKGLLFTIAITGVAVLFGSLIFQRKAEDNQVP; the protein is encoded by the exons ATGGCTATAGCTTGTGATCAAGCAACAAGTATCTGCAGTCACTG TGACAGAGCGGTTCCTTCTTCCAATCTCGATTTGCATGTTGCTCACTGTTCCCGGAAGCTTGAAAAATGTAAAATCTGTGGGGATATGATTCCGAAAAAACACGCAGAAGAGCATTTCTTGAGCACTCATGCTCCG GTAGCCTGTTCTTTATGTAGCGAGACAATGGAGCGGGAGGTATTAGCTGTTCACGAAGGTCAAAATTGCTCACAAAGGATTGTGACATGCGAGTATTGCGAGTTTCCTTTGCCTGCAATTGATTTATTTAAGCATCAG GAAGTATGTGGGAATAGAACAGAACTCTGCCATCTATGTAGCAGATATGTTAGGCTCCGTGAAAGAGATGGCCATGAGAGTAGATGTAATGGACGCACAAACAACATTGCAGAATCTTCCAG GAACACTAGTCCAGCTGAGAGAGATCGCAGTGCTCCTAGAAGGCAGCCACATGAACTTTCCAAGAAGGGGCTTCTATTTACAATTGCAATAACGGGTGTTGCTGTTTTGTTTGGCTCACTTATTTTCCAGAGGAAAGCTGAAGACAATCAAGTTCCCTAG